One bacterium DNA window includes the following coding sequences:
- the rplJ gene encoding 50S ribosomal protein L10 — MRPEKQSILGEITSQVNDSTFVFVADYRGMKVEQFSELRRKLGKVGARMQVVKNRFLRLITKEKGWQHLDTSLKGQSAIVTGSDVVQAAKTIKQFCSANKLPVVKAGVMGNVILTSSQIDDLAELPPREVLLSQLVGTVAAPLTRLVGVLKQKVSSIVYVLKAIEDKKNATK, encoded by the coding sequence ATGAGACCAGAAAAACAATCAATTCTAGGGGAAATTACTTCCCAGGTGAACGATTCAACCTTTGTTTTTGTCGCGGATTATCGCGGCATGAAGGTAGAGCAGTTCTCTGAACTTCGCCGGAAACTCGGCAAAGTGGGTGCGCGGATGCAAGTGGTGAAAAACCGTTTTTTGCGTCTGATCACCAAAGAAAAGGGATGGCAGCATCTGGATACGTCACTGAAGGGGCAGTCAGCCATTGTGACGGGGTCAGATGTGGTTCAGGCAGCGAAGACGATTAAGCAGTTTTGTTCTGCGAATAAGTTGCCTGTTGTGAAAGCAGGGGTAATGGGGAATGTGATCTTGACATCCTCTCAGATCGATGACCTTGCAGAACTGCCTCCTCGCGAAGTGTTGTTGAGTCAGTTGGTGGGTACTGTGGCGGCTCCGCTTACGCGCTTGGTTGGCGTGCTGAAGCAAAAGGTGTCATCCATTGTGTACGTGTTGAAGGCAATTGAGGACAAAAAGAACGCAACGAAGTGA
- the rplL gene encoding 50S ribosomal protein L7/L12 gives MSEEIKLDAKMEEIVKAVENMTVLELSQLVKGLEQRLGVTASAPMGMMAAAPAGAPAAAAAEKTEFNVILAAAGSNKIGVIKEIRGITGLGLKESKDLVEGAPKSVKEGITKDEAAKIKELLEKAGATVEIK, from the coding sequence ATGTCTGAAGAAATCAAGTTGGATGCGAAAATGGAAGAGATTGTTAAGGCTGTTGAAAACATGACCGTTTTGGAGCTCTCGCAGCTCGTGAAGGGTCTTGAACAACGTTTGGGTGTTACGGCATCTGCCCCGATGGGTATGATGGCGGCAGCTCCTGCTGGCGCTCCTGCGGCAGCTGCGGCAGAGAAAACCGAATTCAATGTCATTCTTGCGGCCGCTGGCAGCAATAAAATTGGTGTTATCAAGGAAATCCGTGGCATTACTGGGCTCGGCTTGAAGGAATCCAAGGACCTTGTCGAAGGCGCTCCGAAGTCCGTTAAAGAAGGTATTACCAAGGACGAAGCCGCCAAGATCAAGGAACTCCTTGAGAAGGCTGGCGCGACCGTCGAAATCAAGTAA
- the rpoB gene encoding DNA-directed RNA polymerase subunit beta produces MVERTNFGKLVEVIEPPNLIEIQTASYKDFLQLDIAPGARKPMGLQVVFKEVFPIDSYDGRYALDFVKYDFTLPKADPYEILRDGQTFAGTLHVTFRLKDGEEIREETVYMGEIPLMTKQGSFVINGAERVIVSQLHRSPGICFEQSVHSSGNMLYSFRIIPDRGSWVEVQFDASDLLWIYMDRRHRRRKFLAVTFLRALGYGSDDDLLSLFYTFRKLKMSETSSAEKLVNLVFREDVIDVDSQTVLARRYEPLSENVLAQMKAAGFKDVDVVDVSWDSGIMLKSIKEDPTHSMDDALKDIYLRLRPGDPATVSNARQLLKRLFFDVRRYDLGRVGRYKINQKLDGEIKDAIGLIETIMTRKDAKEKDAFITVTDEERLRTLTPDGSDLIAAIRYLISIRNGQGMVDDIDHLGSRRLRTIGELIENQCRVGLARAERLVRERMTLFDPNTGTLTPQRLVNPKTLSAVVKDFFGRSQLSQFMDQTNPLSELAHKRRLSALGPGGLSRERAGFEVRDVHSSHYGRICPIETPEGPNIGLISSLGIYARVNEYGFIETPYRKVSNGCVSDEVEYLSADREEKFIIAQANTPLDARSRMAREAIAVRHRGEFLEVPKEKVDYMDVSPKQVVSVAAGLIPFLEHDDANRALMGSNMMRQAVPLMETERPFVATGLEDRIARDSGVLSLAEEPGVVTYVSANKIVVTNDKSGKKKDADRVYVLNKFMRSNAGTCVNQRPVVSVGQKIRMGDVLADGPATRDGELAIGRNVLVGFMPWCGYNFEDAILISERVVREDVFTSVHIQEFEVGARDTKLGPEEITRDIPNVGEEALRNLGPDGVIRIGAEVKPDDILVGKITPKSETELAPEERLLRAIFGEKAADVRDTSLTVPSGTYGIVMDVKVSAHVDIAREKMTPTERKRQAKNVTQEQAGKKQELIDQLTEALSNILLGEKIPLDVVNIDSGEIIIPANRKITKTLLRKLANESAHIAIESSPIQIKIQEIIAEHQQKFVELEHEFENAIDRLESGDEVDQGIIKQVRVYIASKKKLSVGDKMAGRHGNKGVVARILPEADMPFLPDGTPVDIVLNPLGVPSRMNVGQVLETHLGWACKILGLYASTPVFDGISEKRIHDLMSEAKLPSDGKTQLFDGRTGEPFDQRVVVGYIYMLKLHHLVSDKIHARAVGPYSLVTQQPLGGKAQYGGQRLGEMEVWALEAYGAAYALQELLTVKSDDTTGRTRIYESIVKGENVLEADRPESFNVLINELRAIGLDVRAEAKEKRV; encoded by the coding sequence ATGGTAGAGAGAACAAACTTTGGAAAACTAGTTGAAGTAATCGAGCCGCCTAATCTGATAGAAATACAGACGGCGTCGTATAAGGATTTCCTTCAGCTTGACATTGCCCCTGGCGCCCGCAAGCCCATGGGGCTTCAGGTGGTATTCAAGGAAGTTTTCCCCATTGATAGTTATGATGGGCGCTACGCACTTGATTTCGTAAAATATGATTTCACCTTACCCAAGGCGGATCCTTACGAAATTTTGCGTGACGGACAGACATTTGCAGGTACGCTTCATGTCACGTTCCGGTTGAAGGATGGCGAGGAAATTCGCGAAGAAACCGTATATATGGGCGAAATTCCGCTTATGACTAAGCAGGGTTCGTTCGTTATCAACGGTGCAGAGCGAGTAATCGTCAGTCAGTTGCATCGCTCTCCAGGTATTTGTTTTGAGCAGTCGGTTCACTCCAGCGGCAACATGTTGTACTCCTTCCGCATTATCCCGGATCGCGGATCGTGGGTTGAAGTACAGTTTGATGCATCCGACTTGCTCTGGATCTATATGGATCGTCGTCATCGCCGAAGGAAGTTTTTGGCGGTTACCTTTTTGAGAGCTCTGGGGTATGGATCGGATGACGATTTGTTGTCCTTGTTCTATACGTTCCGCAAACTCAAAATGAGTGAAACCAGCAGTGCTGAGAAGCTGGTTAATCTGGTATTCCGTGAAGATGTGATTGATGTCGATTCCCAGACCGTTCTGGCTCGACGGTATGAGCCTCTCTCTGAAAATGTGTTGGCTCAGATGAAGGCGGCTGGGTTCAAGGATGTTGATGTCGTTGATGTGTCTTGGGATTCCGGAATCATGCTGAAGAGCATTAAGGAAGACCCGACGCATTCCATGGATGACGCGTTAAAGGACATCTATCTACGTTTACGGCCAGGTGATCCCGCTACGGTCTCAAATGCGCGTCAGTTATTGAAGCGTCTATTCTTTGATGTCCGTCGTTATGACTTGGGCCGGGTGGGCCGGTATAAGATCAATCAAAAATTAGACGGTGAAATCAAGGATGCTATCGGCCTTATCGAGACGATCATGACTCGTAAGGATGCCAAAGAGAAGGATGCCTTCATTACGGTCACCGATGAGGAGCGACTTCGCACCTTGACTCCTGATGGTAGTGATTTAATTGCGGCGATACGCTACTTGATCAGTATCCGTAACGGTCAGGGAATGGTTGATGATATTGATCATCTCGGAAGCCGTCGGTTGCGCACCATCGGTGAATTAATTGAAAATCAGTGCCGCGTTGGTTTGGCCCGTGCAGAGCGCTTGGTTCGTGAGCGAATGACGCTATTTGATCCCAACACCGGGACATTGACGCCGCAACGTTTGGTGAATCCAAAAACCCTTTCTGCGGTGGTGAAAGACTTCTTTGGCCGAAGCCAGCTGAGTCAGTTTATGGATCAGACTAATCCATTGTCTGAACTTGCTCACAAGCGACGGTTAAGCGCGTTGGGCCCGGGAGGCTTGAGTCGTGAACGTGCTGGGTTTGAAGTCCGTGACGTTCATAGCAGTCATTATGGCCGGATTTGCCCCATTGAAACACCTGAAGGTCCTAATATCGGATTAATTTCGTCATTAGGAATCTATGCCCGTGTTAATGAATATGGCTTTATTGAGACGCCTTACCGCAAGGTAAGCAATGGCTGTGTCTCCGATGAGGTTGAATATCTCAGCGCTGATCGCGAAGAGAAATTTATTATTGCCCAGGCCAATACTCCGCTGGATGCACGTAGCCGAATGGCGCGTGAGGCCATTGCTGTTCGGCATAGGGGTGAATTCCTTGAGGTTCCCAAGGAAAAAGTCGATTACATGGACGTTTCTCCGAAACAGGTGGTTTCGGTTGCGGCCGGATTGATTCCCTTTTTGGAGCATGATGATGCAAACCGTGCTTTGATGGGTTCAAACATGATGCGTCAGGCTGTGCCCCTCATGGAGACCGAACGCCCATTCGTTGCAACAGGACTCGAAGATCGAATCGCTCGCGATTCCGGGGTGCTGTCGTTGGCTGAAGAGCCCGGCGTGGTAACGTATGTGTCGGCCAATAAAATTGTGGTGACCAACGATAAGAGCGGCAAGAAAAAAGATGCGGATCGGGTCTACGTCCTGAATAAGTTCATGCGTTCCAATGCGGGAACGTGTGTTAATCAGAGACCGGTTGTCAGTGTGGGGCAGAAAATTCGCATGGGCGATGTCCTGGCTGATGGGCCTGCGACTCGGGACGGTGAATTAGCGATTGGTCGTAACGTTCTGGTTGGGTTTATGCCCTGGTGCGGTTACAACTTCGAAGATGCGATTTTGATCAGCGAGCGCGTGGTGCGCGAGGATGTCTTTACTTCTGTCCATATTCAGGAATTTGAAGTGGGTGCTCGTGATACCAAGTTGGGCCCTGAAGAAATTACGCGGGATATTCCTAATGTTGGCGAGGAAGCGCTTCGGAATCTCGGTCCTGATGGAGTGATTCGGATCGGTGCTGAGGTTAAGCCGGATGACATTCTTGTCGGCAAAATTACGCCCAAGAGTGAAACTGAATTGGCCCCTGAGGAGCGATTGTTGCGGGCTATCTTCGGCGAAAAAGCAGCAGATGTTCGGGATACCTCGCTAACGGTTCCTAGTGGAACCTATGGGATCGTGATGGATGTGAAGGTCTCGGCTCATGTGGATATTGCTCGCGAGAAGATGACGCCCACTGAACGTAAGCGGCAGGCTAAAAATGTAACCCAGGAACAGGCTGGCAAGAAACAGGAACTGATTGATCAGTTGACTGAGGCGCTTAGCAATATTCTGTTGGGTGAAAAGATTCCGTTGGATGTGGTGAATATTGATTCAGGCGAAATCATTATCCCGGCCAATCGCAAAATCACTAAAACATTGCTTCGTAAATTGGCCAACGAAAGCGCGCATATTGCGATTGAAAGCAGTCCGATTCAGATCAAAATTCAGGAGATTATTGCTGAACATCAGCAGAAATTTGTTGAACTAGAACATGAGTTTGAGAATGCGATTGATCGTCTGGAAAGTGGCGACGAAGTTGATCAGGGTATCATCAAGCAGGTTCGGGTTTATATCGCTAGTAAGAAAAAGCTTTCTGTTGGTGATAAAATGGCCGGACGTCACGGAAACAAAGGTGTTGTCGCTCGGATCCTTCCGGAAGCGGATATGCCATTTCTTCCCGATGGAACCCCGGTCGATATCGTCCTGAATCCTCTGGGTGTGCCTTCTCGTATGAACGTCGGACAGGTTCTGGAGACTCATCTGGGATGGGCCTGCAAGATACTTGGGCTCTATGCCAGTACTCCGGTTTTCGATGGTATTTCTGAAAAGCGTATCCATGACTTAATGAGCGAAGCAAAGCTTCCCTCGGATGGAAAAACCCAGCTATTTGATGGACGAACGGGTGAGCCGTTTGATCAACGGGTTGTTGTGGGTTACATCTACATGTTAAAATTGCATCATTTGGTAAGTGATAAGATTCATGCCCGTGCCGTGGGCCCCTATTCTCTTGTGACTCAGCAACCTCTGGGTGGTAAGGCGCAATACGGTGGACAGCGACTCGGTGAAATGGAAGTTTGGGCGCTTGAGGCCTATGGTGCCGCCTATGCTCTGCAGGAATTATTAACTGTCAAGAGTGATGATACCACTGGACGGACGAGGATTTATGAATCCATCGTTAAAGGTGAGAATGTGCTTGAGGCGGATCGCCCTGAGTCGTTCAACGTCTTGATCAATGAGTTAAGAGCTATTGGTTTGGATGTTCGTGCTGAAGCGAAGGAAAAACGAGTTTAA
- the rpoC gene encoding DNA-directed RNA polymerase subunit beta', whose product MPLMEGFDSVNISLASPETIRAWSHGEVKNPETINYRTYKPEKGGLFCERIFGPTRDWECSCGKYKRIKHKGVICDRCGVEITQSRVRRERMGHIDLAVPVSHIWFFKCTPSRLGLVLDMTARSLERILYYEDYVVIEPGDTPLQEKQLLSEMEYREAQDKYSDAFVAKIGAEAVRDLMKKLDLEKAMVELDAQMETTRSKQIRKKISKRMKVLEGFLTSNARPEWMIFEVMPVIPPDLRPLVPLEGGRFATSDLNDLYRRVINRNNRLKNLLQLKTPDVIIRNEKRMLQEAVDAVIDNGRHGRAVTGAGNRPLKSLSDMLKGKGGRFRQNLLGKRVDYSGRSVIVVGPELKLHQCGLPKKMALVLFEPFIIRRLKEMGVAHTVRSAKKLIDKQSDEVWAILEEITRDKTVMLNRAPTLHRLSIQSFEPTLVEGEAIQVHPLVCTAYNADFDGDQMAVHVPLSIEAQIESRLLMLSPHNVFSPSSGRPVMTPTQDIALGIYYLTSSAQKDRIKEARRKKEGKAIEQERLPIFSEASEVRLAYDDGALKIHHRIRFKNPDFQRKTVFGDVNSKMLVTTVGRVFFNEILPSTLGFVNRCCDKSFLGKLIWHCYRASGNTETVRVLDSLKNIGFEHATLAGISIGLSDMIIPIEKEEIIARAHKSVAEVESQYRRGIITDGERYNKIVDIWTQATDETSTAMYRAIEENGDSDEANPIFMMVDSKARGSRQQIRQLAGMRGLMAKPSGEIIERPIVSNFREGLSVLEYFISTHGARKGLADTALKTADAGYLTRKLVDVAQDVRIIEQDCNTLNGIEVKAIGEGDENMVSLADRLKGRTALNDIVNPVTREVIVPAGGLIDEVVADVIMNADIEKVRIRSVLTCESKRGICAKCYGRDLSNGNPVEIGTAVGIIAAQSIGEPGTQLTMRTFHIGGTASAVFKQPHVISKHDGTIQYINMRTVVNEQGSFVVLNKNGSVCVFDDTGREVERHSIAIGALISVADGGRVKKTQSFIEWDPYSVPILAEKAGSVHFQGFIENVTVKKDVDQSTGLMGTVVLEHKEDLHPQIVVTHGHNEPASIYNIPAGAHVMIKDGKKVTAGEVLAKTPRKESKTKDITGGLPRVAELFEARRPKDAAEIAKIDGIVDFGANQRGRRCLLIRDSVTNDEEQHLIPMGKHIVVYKGDYVQKGQQLTEGPIVPQEILEICGPQELQEYLVNQVQEVYRLQGVEINDKHIEIIVRQMLRKVRITDAGDTDFLWGEQVEKQAFQEVNAKASAEGKRAAEASPALLGITKAALETESFISAASFQDTTRVLTEAATLGRVDTLYGFKENVIMGHLIPGGTGFPMFRNIKLVPLAEPIPEEDLRQESEELKKAKELLG is encoded by the coding sequence ATGCCCCTTATGGAGGGGTTTGATTCCGTAAATATCTCATTGGCATCTCCGGAAACAATCCGGGCGTGGAGCCATGGGGAAGTTAAGAACCCGGAGACCATTAATTACCGTACTTATAAGCCGGAAAAGGGTGGTTTGTTCTGTGAGCGAATATTCGGACCTACTCGTGACTGGGAATGCAGTTGCGGTAAGTACAAGCGCATTAAGCACAAAGGGGTAATCTGCGATCGTTGCGGGGTGGAAATAACCCAGTCACGGGTCCGCCGGGAACGCATGGGGCATATTGATCTTGCAGTGCCTGTATCTCATATTTGGTTTTTCAAATGTACTCCCAGCCGGCTCGGTTTGGTTCTTGATATGACGGCCCGGTCGCTCGAGCGCATTCTCTATTATGAAGATTATGTTGTCATTGAACCAGGGGATACGCCGCTTCAAGAAAAGCAGCTTCTGAGTGAGATGGAATATCGGGAAGCTCAGGATAAGTACAGTGATGCTTTCGTTGCCAAAATCGGCGCTGAAGCTGTCCGTGATCTGATGAAGAAATTGGATCTTGAAAAGGCTATGGTTGAACTTGATGCGCAAATGGAAACGACGCGCAGCAAGCAAATCAGGAAGAAGATTTCCAAGAGAATGAAGGTTCTCGAGGGGTTCTTGACAAGTAATGCCCGTCCTGAATGGATGATTTTTGAAGTGATGCCTGTGATCCCGCCGGATTTGAGGCCCTTGGTTCCGCTTGAGGGCGGGCGGTTTGCCACATCGGATTTAAATGATCTGTATCGGCGAGTCATCAATCGCAACAACCGGCTTAAGAATTTGCTTCAGCTGAAAACACCTGACGTCATTATTCGTAATGAAAAACGCATGTTACAGGAAGCTGTGGACGCGGTTATTGATAATGGCCGTCATGGTCGCGCCGTCACCGGAGCAGGCAATCGCCCGCTGAAGTCTTTGAGTGATATGCTCAAGGGTAAAGGTGGCCGTTTCCGTCAGAACCTTCTTGGGAAACGCGTGGATTATTCCGGGCGTTCTGTGATTGTGGTTGGCCCTGAGCTCAAGCTTCATCAGTGCGGATTGCCGAAAAAGATGGCCCTCGTTTTGTTCGAGCCGTTTATTATCCGTCGCTTGAAAGAGATGGGAGTTGCTCATACCGTTCGCTCAGCCAAGAAGTTGATCGACAAGCAGTCCGATGAGGTTTGGGCGATATTGGAAGAGATTACGCGGGACAAGACGGTTATGTTAAACCGTGCTCCTACCCTGCATCGTCTCAGCATTCAATCGTTTGAGCCCACTTTGGTTGAAGGGGAGGCTATTCAGGTTCATCCTCTCGTGTGTACGGCTTATAACGCTGACTTCGATGGCGATCAGATGGCGGTGCATGTGCCTCTTTCCATTGAGGCTCAGATCGAGTCCCGTCTGTTGATGCTTTCACCGCACAATGTGTTCTCGCCTTCAAGCGGAAGACCGGTGATGACGCCCACACAGGACATTGCCTTGGGGATTTATTATCTTACGTCTTCAGCGCAAAAAGATCGCATTAAGGAAGCCCGTCGTAAAAAAGAAGGTAAGGCCATTGAGCAGGAACGCCTTCCGATTTTTTCCGAAGCCAGTGAGGTTCGTCTTGCGTATGATGATGGTGCGTTGAAGATTCACCATCGGATACGATTTAAAAATCCAGATTTTCAACGTAAGACGGTGTTCGGAGATGTTAATTCTAAGATGCTTGTGACGACGGTGGGTCGCGTCTTCTTTAATGAAATTCTACCGAGTACCCTTGGGTTTGTAAATCGGTGTTGCGATAAGTCGTTCCTGGGTAAATTGATTTGGCATTGTTACCGTGCAAGCGGGAACACTGAAACCGTGCGGGTTCTCGATAGTCTCAAAAATATCGGGTTTGAGCACGCAACCCTGGCTGGAATTTCAATTGGTCTGTCCGATATGATCATCCCAATTGAAAAGGAAGAGATTATTGCCAGAGCGCACAAGTCGGTGGCTGAAGTGGAAAGTCAATACCGGCGCGGTATCATTACCGATGGTGAGCGTTACAATAAGATCGTGGATATCTGGACGCAGGCCACTGACGAAACGTCTACGGCCATGTATCGCGCCATTGAAGAGAATGGCGATAGCGATGAGGCTAATCCGATCTTTATGATGGTTGATTCCAAGGCTCGTGGTAGCCGCCAGCAGATTCGGCAGTTGGCCGGTATGCGGGGTTTGATGGCCAAGCCGTCTGGTGAAATTATTGAGCGCCCGATTGTTTCGAATTTCCGGGAAGGCTTGAGCGTTCTGGAGTATTTCATCAGTACTCACGGAGCGCGTAAGGGATTGGCTGATACCGCGCTTAAAACTGCTGATGCAGGATATCTGACCCGTAAGTTGGTTGATGTGGCTCAAGATGTGAGAATTATTGAGCAGGATTGCAATACCCTTAATGGTATCGAAGTCAAGGCGATCGGTGAAGGCGATGAAAACATGGTGTCACTGGCGGACCGTTTGAAAGGGCGTACTGCGCTCAATGATATTGTCAATCCGGTGACGCGCGAAGTGATTGTTCCGGCAGGTGGACTGATTGATGAAGTGGTCGCCGACGTTATCATGAACGCTGATATCGAGAAGGTCAGGATCCGGAGTGTACTGACCTGTGAATCAAAACGTGGTATCTGTGCGAAGTGCTATGGGCGGGATTTGTCAAATGGCAATCCTGTCGAAATCGGTACGGCTGTTGGTATTATTGCCGCTCAGTCGATCGGTGAGCCCGGTACACAGTTGACCATGCGTACCTTCCATATTGGTGGTACCGCCAGCGCCGTGTTCAAGCAGCCCCATGTCATCTCGAAGCATGATGGTACCATTCAGTACATCAATATGCGTACCGTTGTGAATGAACAGGGAAGCTTTGTAGTATTGAACAAAAACGGTTCAGTATGCGTATTTGATGATACCGGTCGAGAAGTGGAACGACATTCGATTGCGATCGGTGCGCTCATCTCGGTGGCAGATGGCGGACGCGTCAAGAAAACGCAAAGTTTCATTGAGTGGGATCCGTATAGTGTGCCGATTCTGGCCGAGAAGGCGGGCTCGGTGCATTTCCAGGGATTCATTGAAAATGTGACCGTTAAGAAAGATGTAGATCAGTCGACCGGGCTGATGGGAACCGTTGTCCTTGAGCATAAAGAGGATTTGCATCCGCAGATCGTTGTAACTCATGGCCATAATGAGCCTGCCTCTATCTATAATATTCCTGCCGGCGCCCACGTCATGATCAAGGACGGCAAAAAAGTCACCGCGGGTGAAGTGCTTGCCAAGACGCCTCGTAAGGAGTCTAAGACCAAGGACATCACCGGTGGTCTTCCTCGTGTGGCGGAACTTTTTGAGGCTCGACGTCCCAAGGATGCTGCTGAAATTGCGAAGATTGACGGAATTGTTGATTTTGGAGCGAATCAACGCGGACGGCGATGTCTGCTTATTCGCGATTCCGTCACCAATGATGAAGAACAGCATCTGATCCCGATGGGAAAACATATTGTTGTCTATAAAGGTGACTATGTGCAAAAGGGCCAGCAATTAACAGAAGGGCCGATTGTGCCTCAGGAAATTCTGGAAATTTGCGGACCGCAAGAGCTTCAGGAATATCTTGTTAATCAGGTGCAGGAGGTGTATCGGCTGCAGGGTGTTGAGATCAATGACAAGCATATTGAAATCATCGTCAGGCAGATGTTGCGCAAGGTCCGGATTACGGATGCCGGTGACACCGATTTCCTCTGGGGTGAGCAAGTTGAAAAACAGGCTTTTCAGGAAGTCAATGCGAAAGCGTCGGCAGAAGGAAAGCGTGCGGCAGAGGCTTCTCCCGCTCTTCTGGGGATTACGAAGGCAGCCTTGGAAACTGAAAGTTTCATTTCGGCGGCCTCGTTCCAAGACACTACGCGTGTCCTTACGGAAGCGGCTACCTTGGGACGTGTTGATACCTTGTACGGATTTAAAGAGAACGTGATCATGGGGCATTTGATACCTGGCGGGACAGGCTTCCCTATGTTCAGGAATATAAAATTAGTGCCCTTGGCGGAGCCAATTCCTGAAGAGGATCTGCGCCAGGAGAGTGAAGAGTTAAAGAAAGCCAAGGAGCTTCTTGGATAA
- the rpsL gene encoding 30S ribosomal protein S12, whose protein sequence is MPTINQLVKYGRKQVRYKSKSPALKNCPQRRGVCLSVKTQTPKKPNSALRKVARVRLTNGEEVTAYIPGEGHNLQEHSVVLVRGGRVKDLPGVRYHIVRGTLDTLGVDGRHRGRSKYGVKTPKQA, encoded by the coding sequence ATGCCAACGATTAATCAACTTGTAAAATACGGACGTAAACAGGTCCGATATAAAAGCAAATCACCTGCGCTGAAGAATTGTCCTCAGCGTAGAGGGGTATGTCTCTCAGTTAAGACGCAGACGCCTAAGAAGCCGAATTCGGCGTTACGTAAAGTAGCGCGTGTTCGTCTGACAAACGGCGAGGAAGTGACGGCTTACATCCCTGGCGAAGGGCACAATTTGCAGGAGCATAGTGTTGTGCTTGTGCGTGGCGGGCGTGTAAAGGACTTGCCTGGTGTTCGCTACCACATTGTTCGTGGGACTTTGGACACATTAGGCGTTGATGGACGGCACAGGGGCCGTTCCAAATATGGCGTCAAAACACCGAAACAAGCGTAG
- the rpsG gene encoding 30S ribosomal protein S7 produces the protein MGRRRRAVRRTVDPDPKFNSELVGRLVNHLMKVGKKSVSVNIVYDALKVIQEKHPDGDPLEIILRAISNVSPKVEVKSRRVGGATYQVPVEVSPDRQGALAMRWIMQYAKTRKGVPMRRALAQEILDAYAEQGNAIKKRDETHKMAQANKAFAHYRW, from the coding sequence ATGGGACGAAGACGAAGAGCAGTACGGCGGACGGTTGACCCGGATCCGAAATTTAACAGCGAGCTGGTTGGCCGGCTCGTCAACCACCTGATGAAGGTGGGGAAAAAATCGGTTTCGGTTAATATTGTATACGATGCCTTGAAAGTCATTCAGGAGAAACATCCTGATGGCGATCCACTTGAGATCATTTTAAGGGCAATTAGCAATGTGAGTCCGAAAGTCGAAGTCAAGTCGCGCCGGGTGGGTGGGGCGACGTATCAGGTGCCGGTTGAGGTTTCGCCTGATCGCCAAGGGGCTTTGGCCATGCGTTGGATTATGCAGTATGCCAAGACGCGAAAAGGTGTTCCGATGCGTCGGGCTTTAGCGCAAGAGATTTTGGATGCATATGCCGAACAGGGAAATGCGATCAAGAAACGCGATGAAACGCATAAGATGGCGCAAGCGAATAAAGCTTTTGCTCATTATCGATGGTAG